DNA from Podospora pseudopauciseta strain CBS 411.78 chromosome 5 map unlocalized CBS411.78m_5, whole genome shotgun sequence:
AACAAGTCAATAGAATGAGAGTTCATCACCTCTCTATTATTCACCGGCCGTCTCCAAGGCatatctccctcctcctttctctTTCCAATCAACCCCACCCCAGGCGCCAACGTCAACAACGCCCCCCACCATGACCCCTTTCTACTCCTCTGCAAAGGCCTCGAACTAAGCGGTCCACTAGCATCCGCGCTCTGCGCCGCAACAAGTGTAAAATACGCACCCTCATAAATCCCCGCCATACCCACCAActgcctccccttctcctttaAATCATCCTGCACAATACACAACCTGTCCACCCAGAGATatcccacccccaactccccaacAAGCCTCACCGCATCAGCTATCGTCCTCGGCAACCCTCCCACCTtatccaaccccccaacctgTCTCAACTGCTCCAAATTCCCCTTAACCAAACAAATCGACCCAGTGTCACAGTTTGGACCCCACACATAGCTCAGCGCTACATACTCCCCCTTCTTATAAGCAACAACACACCTCCGTTtaacatccaccacccaagcAGGTTTCGATCTCTGTTTCCGACTCTGGGAATGACACCAATGACTCCCGTCACACTCCCCCAGCCATCCTTCAATCACGGCAACATCTATCGGTCTCGACAGCGAATCCGCCGGCCTCCATGCCCCGTCAAGCGGGGAATCGTCCGTCTTTTCAATGTAGGGCAGGAAGGGGACCAGGTGAGGGGTCACACCGTGGTAGGGCATGTTTTTGTTTAGGAACTCGGGCATGCCatctttttattttcagGATCCAGGCAAGAGATGGAAGacaggaaaagaaaatcagATTGTATAAAAGGTGTCAGGAGAAAATATAAGAACCTCGACTGAAGAGGGCGAAAAGAAGCGGGGGGTTCGGAAGAATCGCAGCTGAGTCGGGCGAGTTTGGTTAGGCAGATTTTGTGCTAAAAGGTTATGCATGCATAGGTGGTGGCTGAAAAGGGGCTAGAATTGGTGAGCTTATGCAGTGAACGTTGCACAACCCTATGCAGGCCTGAGTCCTTGTGCATTGCTTTGTTCTACACGTCCTATGCATCATTCCACTTTTGTGCATACAACCCCTTTCCGTCCCCGTTATCGGTCACAAAGCCAATAAACACAATGAGCATCAATATTTACATTTTCTCATGACTATTTACACGAATCATCCCCCCTTCGAGCTGCACCTAGTTCAAGCACTGGGAATACCACTGGTTAGAAGCACGGCACGTCCCCTGGCTGCAGCACGTTGGCCCGTTCCACCCACTGCCACCACACTGTCCCCAAAGAGCCGCGCAGTTGCCGCCCGGGTTGCTGGGTTGAGTGGGCTGAGGCGTGACAGGAGTGGTAGGgttggtgggagtggtgccgccgccggaCTGGTTCAGCCTCGCGCGGACAAAGGTGAGGGCTTGCTGTCCGTACTTGGTGCCGTAGGCCTGGTGAGCCTGCTGGTCATTGCCGGTGCAGCAGTAGGGGTCGACGCTGTCGCAGTAGTTTTGGATCTTGCTGGCCGAGTTGGAGCCACAGACGTAGCCGCGGGCGCGGGCGGCGAACTGGTTTCCACGTTAGCAACCGCTCTTGTTTTCGTGAATCGGGATAAAACTTACACCCTGAGCTTGGCATGTGCCGACGTTGTAAGAAAGACCAGCAACATATCTGGGAGAGCCCATAAAGATGGCCGCCTTGACCTGGTTGAGCGCGCTGGCGgagatgggaggggtggtggtgttgatgttggagcCAGCATCCGGCCCACCGCAGACGGCGTTGTCCATGATCTGACCACCTTGGGAGTAGCCAACCAAGACAATTTGAGTGTTGGGGCAGCGGGTGTGGAAGTTGTTCACAGCCGTGGCGACGGCGTTGGTGCCTTGACGAGCAGACTCGCCATACTGTACACCGCCGCAACTGGCCTGACCGCCGCAGGCAGGATACTGGATCGCCTCGCTGGTGGCACCGGGGAAGGCCTGCAGAATGAGGTTGACAACCTGACCGGCGGTGCCGAAGCCGGGAGCGACAGTGGTCTCACGGGCACCGAAGACGTGGATCTGGGGACATTGGCGCTTGGCGAGAACAGCCGcctcggcttcctcaacGTCAATAGGGGAACCACTGACGACCAGGGAGTGGgcgagcaggaggagaaaggCGTTCTTTGGTGATGGCCACATGGTGATTTTTTGTTCCGGTAGTTGACCGGGATGTTGTTTTCCAGCTGCAGATTATCCAGGAATAAATCAGATGTAGACGAGGCAAGCCGTCTCTTTTATACTCCAAGCGGCCATGTCAGGGGGAGGAAACAAGCACCACGATCTGCATTGACTTCCCCAGACATATTGCCTGTCCCCATCGCGACTGATACCATGACGTACACCCTCCACGACCCTTGGTAACATTCCGTTGCTCCGCCGAGCTCGCGTACGGAGTTTATCATGCTGGTAAAAGTCGTCGAGTTGTATTCCTCTGCCAATTTGTCCCAAGAAACAACCCGTGACGCCGTCCGTCCCACCAATCGAGAATATTTCGAGAAGTATTAGTGTGTTATGCGGCCAGCTTGCCAGCGGAGTGTGGATCCACAGTGGTAGCAGACGAGGTTACATCCCAGGAGAATACCCGCGAAGAACTGTTCTGGAGCATACACCTTGTTAGCCTCATAGATCCGCTTTCCCAATTTCGTTGGACTGCCGCTCGTGAAAGCTTGGTCCTGGTACCCGGTTGTGTGTGTTGCGGTGGCTTGTTTCCCGCCCAAGGGAATGCGGGGGGTCACATCGCAAGAGGAGGGCCAGAGGTTTCGACTTTAACACATTTAGCCTGAAATCGTCAGGCCCCGGCTGCCGGCACCGTCTGCCACGGGGCCATCGGGCTGCTGCCACGCGTTGGACCCGCTATCACGTTTCAGGACACGGACTAATATCCGTATGATCAGATTGGGCTGGTGAGATGTCGGTCTTGTCCGAGACGGCGATGTCTTGAAAGGCCCAAGTCAAGACCCTGCACTTCAACCATGTTGTCGATGCTCATCTtgtctcatcaacctcaaacAATGGCAAATATCCGCAAATCCGAAGCGGATGCCTCTCCGTTCATGAAGCCGAGCAAGGAACAAATTCGAACATGATGATACTGGGTCGAGGAGCCTTTGAATGGGCGTAGTATGATAGGGACATTGCTTCCGTGCAAGACGCACACAAGATCACCGGCCTAGGAACCTCGGGGGCACATCTCCAATGTTTGTCTTGTGCCTGAAAAGGAACCATTCCTTGGATCAAATACCCAATCTCACAAAATGAGCCGAGGCTGTGATGATTGTCGTCCCATTTCACCCTGAACCACTGCAGTTCCGGTTCAAAATTGCTTTGTTGAATTTCAGAGGCTGTCCACGGGTTTTCCAGTATCCATTTTAGAGTGTTAAATGTAGATATCCGTTTCCCTAGCTGCTCTGCCAAAAAGCCACCGAGCCCTGAAAAGTCTGTCGGGTAGGTCGGCTGAGTTCCGGCCCAAGCTGATATGAGTATGGCCAACATTGTTCGATACCCTTTGAAGAATACGACGTCACTGAGTGGCGTGGTCAAGTCACACAAAAGTACGCGTGTGAGAGTAAGAAGGGGTGGGattctgctgctgtgtgTCCGGTATTGAGAGACAAACTTGACGATGAAGCGCAATAGGGCTGTCGAAATAGCGGAACTGTTTAACGGCAACGAACGCTCGAGGTTACTGGAATCGGGCAAAAGCAGCAAAGCACATCGGTGATCTGTTGAACCATCCGACCAAAGACTTCCAAGCAGCCGTCGGCTTAGACAGGAACAGGCCCAAAACCTTGGTCAGCGTTACCAAGCAACCATGGGGAAGTACCAAGGGGCTTTTTCGCTATGCCGGAAAAGTGGGGAACCCATGTTGGACAGCCAACTGGGTAGTCAAAGAAGCCGATACCTGCCATAAAGAGAAACTTGAGTCACAGAAACTGGGGGTCTGGTGTGTTTGGGACTGGTAGTCTTGTCCATATCCTTACCCCATTCCGTCCATGGGCCATACTGTGGCTTGTCATGCGTGCAATCCGGGTTGATAGCCAGGCCGGTTACACCAAGCATGCCGTTGACATAGTCTTTCTCATTTGTGGCCTGGAGCTTCGCAGCGCCGTAGGCAAGGTCATAGACTGTCATTCTTGCGTTCTCGGTTGGGCCTGGTTGTTGTGAGGTGTCGGCAAAGGTAAGCCTCCTGTTTCGTGCGTGTTGGATGGTGTATACCTTCTCCCGACGGGGTGGAGTCTTGAAGATGGTCCTCCAAATCCACCGGTGGAAGAAGCTCGGGGCATGACCGCAGCACCACCGATCAATTTGGCGGACAGCATCGGCAATGGTTTCCAGCATTGAGTATGGTGTAACTGCAAGCGGGCAGGCCAGCAACAAGCGGTCTGCGAGCACCGCTTCCTGAAAGATCGATATCCGATACCAATAAGGCAAATCGAGCAAAAGCCACACGGCAGACCAAATGGTGTTTCCTCGACCGGGGGCGGGATGTTCCGTGTCGGTCGGGTCTAGGTCGCAGAGATGAGGAAATAGAAAGCTAAGCCAATCCAATTCTTTTTCTGTTATTTGTCCCTCCCATTCGCCAGCGGGCCTCATTTCGGACATGGTCTTGAACCATGGACCGAGACCAAAGGTGCACTCGAGTGCCTTGGCCACACGATCCGGGTCAGTTGTGCCCAACCAGCCGATGGCGAGTTCGGCTGATGCGTAGAGGGTGGCCACAGTTGAACCTGTGAGGCGCGTTCGGCATTATCACTTTGGTCGATGCCGATGCCATCAGCCCACAGCCGGAGCGTGGCGGGGTCCCTGTCGCGAAATTCGGCTTGCAGCTTGAAGTGATGTTGACATGGACACCGTTGACGAGAATGGGATCAGTCACAGTCAGGCGGAGGTCGCCCCATACATGGGACAATGCAGTGAACGAAGACACATCTTGGACCAAGGCAACTGTGTCGAGGTGGCAATTGAGTCGGccttcaacctcacccacaaTCCTCAAGAGCCGTATTTCCTTTCGAGAGGGGTCAAGAGGCTGGTTGACGTCGTGGCGGGCGGCATCCATGGTTCTGGCAAGCACGCAGCTGCCTGATATTGCTCGCCTTCCAGGCTGAGGATATCAATTACCCCGCAAAATTCCAAGGCAGCTGCGATCAGCCATGTTCAGTTGCACTCAGCCTTGCACACGCATGAACAGCCAATCAGAAATATTGGCGACATTCTGCCACTTTTACACCTGGGAGACTTGAATCAATAGTTCATATCATGGCGTCAAGTGAGTTGAATACGAGTCGCTAACTTGACAAACGGCCCATACTATTACAAGTACGCACCCGTTTCGTGAAGGCTGTCATGAGATTCCAACCATGGTGTCTGGTTGGCTACACGATAGAATGCACCACCCATTAAATATATTTGAAAGTTGAGCGATTCAAGTATTTCAAGACGTGGACCAGGATTCTACTCTTAGTGACTTGGTCTGAGGCACCAGTCAGGTTATCTTACTCGGAGCGTGACATTCTAGTGATGTGACagtctggtggtgatggtgttgtcaaTATTGACGCAAGCCAAGCCCCGTATTTTCCACCCACAGAACGTTGAAAGCGGGATAAGCACGGGAAGATTCCAACGGCATGGCTTTCAGCCCTAACGTTGCTTTGGTGGAGTTGATTGGCCGGTGCGGCATCGGGATGCCGTATGCGGCCAACAGGCGCAGTGAGCAGAGTTGAATACGAGATCAGGTGACGCGCTGGCCAATGGCAAGGTGAAGGGCTAATCGTGTTACTCATCCTATCCACCAACGACGACGTCCGGGTCAGGACATATGAAGATCACCTGGTAGTCTATAATAGTCAGCCAACGGCCACTTACACTTCCACTTCAGCTCTGCTCTGTTCTCAAGAGCCACACTGAAAGTCACGAGTCTTGATCCAATCACAAAAATCTAACCACAACAATGAAATCAAtactcctccttctctcctccatctccctagCCGCTTCAGCCTGCGCCCAAGGAAAGGACTACTTCTTCCACTATGTGGCCGGCAACTCTGTGATTAACGGCCAGCGCCTCCGCGGCAACTTCTCCATCCCATATGTTTCTCCTGGCGTCTCTCACGCGCCGTACAACCCATCCGACCACTTCAACCGCATCCATCTGAACACTTCCCTCACATCAACGGCACCCAAGGTGCTCCTGGTTGTGCCgaccaacccccatcctcctcctgtaCCTGGATACTATGGCTTGTCCAATGCGGAAGGTTTTGATTCGGCCTATCGGCTGGTGTACTCTTATCggccggaggaggcgggcAACGGCTTTGTGTACCGGAATTGGAGGACGAATGGGAATCTCCTGAGGTTTGACATTGGTGGTGCGAGTGATGATGGATATCGGTGGATTGCTGTCCGGGAGGTGACACAGGCCGGGAATGAGAGATGGGTGCCATGGTGGGTGAAGCCGACGGTGGCGAACTTTGCGACTTTGGAGGGTTGGGAGTACGATATTGCCGAgctggagttggtggaggcGACGGGGCCGGTGAACTCACTTGCGCCTGGGGGGGTGCAGGAGTAGGCGAATCATGAATTGATGATGACAAGGGGGTAGGGTGGTGGATTTCCCCGCGCCAATGATACCAGATAACAGCCATGATGAATATTCGAAAGTAAATAAACTTAACCGTTGCTATGACTGTTTTTgccccccaccacctttttttttttgatgggATTCAGGGATGCGTGCCTCGGCTCCCATTGCTGCCTGAATCCAGCCCAGCAAAATCGGTCTTTAGCGCCTGTCCTCTCCACTGGAGCGCCTGTCCTTTTCAAGggcatcctccaccactgcCTAAAAGCAGGGATTCTCTGTCATTTTTATATACAACAACActacctcccacccccaagaaCGTCGCCTTTTCCAATCCAACATCAAACTCTCACAACCAAACTCTCCATTGTTTGGTCAtgtccatcatcatcaaaatgCCCCCCAAAACGACCCTCACAATGgcctccatcaccgcctcACTCACCCCGCAGGACCTCGCCAATGCGAGCGaaatctcctccctccttctcaaaatCTACCAAACCCTCATCCACATGCAGTACCTCCCCGTAAAATCCCTCCACCCGGGCCCCCACGATCTcactcacctcctccccctgtTCGAAAAGCTCCAATTGACACCCCAAATCATCTACCTCTACACCGTCCTGCCCTACGTCTCTTCCAAAGGCCACGACTTCTACCATGGTGGGTACTTTGCCGACTTTCGCAGCAAGCGCGACGTCAAAGACGCCAGAAACACATTCTACGCCGAGGACCGCCGGGAGCAGATGCGCCCTTGGATGACGCCGCTTAGCTTGTGCTGTAACCACTCGGCCGTGCTGTTTTATGATTCCAGGCGGCATCGGATAGGCATTTTTAGTCAGTGCGATGACTGGAGTAAGGATAAGGCGCTGAGGGCGAGGCATGGGGATTCAAAGTTGGGGTTGACGCCggtggaggacttggaggtCGACTCCGATTCTGAGCCCTGTaatgaggatggggggagtgAGCGGGATAGTGATGATGAAACGAggtcgaggaagaagatgaagaaacATTATCATCCGAGGTTGGGGTGCGGGAGCCAGGGGAGGAATGTGTGGGATGATATGCCTTCGAGGCCAGCAGGGGATGTGCTGAGGGATATACTCACGGAGTATGAgactttggaggaggtgccgTGGGTGTATGAGCATAGGTCGAGCCGAGACTGGCCGACGGGGGTGAAGCAGTTGTTCTTCAAGTATGGGTGGCCAGGCAAACAATTTGCGAACAATGTCGAGGCGTTTGAGCTGGACAAGATGCGGCTTGCGGCAATGGGGACTCTCAGGAGGCGCGCGAAGGACATATGTGAGCAGGTCAAGCAAGCGAAGGaaagggtggaggagaggaatgGGCCCGACTTTCTGCTTTTGAGGCGACAGATTGCTACGGCCGAGACACCAGACGAAGAATGGATCGCGAGGTATCAACTTTGGCGGAAGGAGCAAATCATCGAGCAATCAAAAcaggagctggaagaggcagaggcaACGAGGGACCGGCGGTTTCCATCTGGGCACAAGCTTAGCATGTTTAGCCAGAAGCCGGAGGATTGGATCCTGTGGGAGGTGCAAAAATGGAGGCAGGATATTGCCCGCGAGGAGGAGCACCTCCAGTCTGCCGTGGAGCAGGCCGAGATGTTCGCAGCTGGTCTCCTCGGCAATGAAGCCAATCTGGAATACATCAAAGACAACATCGAAAAAAGACAGAACAACTTGGAGCTCCTCCGCAAGGTCTTGGAAATGAGTAAGGAGGACGCGGAGAGGTTATGCCCTGGGATGGAGGGGCTCCCAGTCGAGGATGAAAGCGCCAACACTGCCAGCTTCCACAACCGAGCCTATGCCATCGGTTGCCATGAGAAAGCGATTGACGAGATAAAAGGCTTCATGGCTACCGTGCCGATACATTGTACCAAAACAATACAGCTTCTGCAGGGAGAGATTGAAAATCACCGCGAGGACATCAAACGCAGCAATAAATGGTGGGACGGACACGAAGAGGCCATAAGGAATTTCgaaaagaggaaggaggcccTTGCTGTCATGAAGGCCAAGCAGAAGACGGAAGGTTGAGAAACGGTCACAACAAAGATAGTCTTGGAAAGGCGAATAAACGAGTCAAATGTTGTTTCATCCCGTGTACCCCTCGCTTTGTATGCTATGCTCATGTAAGAGCCAGAGAGCCGCCTGCCAATGCTACCATGCAAGGACGCCAAAAGCCTAGCCAAAAATGCGTCAACTTTGGGTTCGTATTTCCAATTTTCATGACGAAGTGCCGGGTTTCTTGGCATAAACAACATAGCTACTTCACGGT
Protein-coding regions in this window:
- a CDS encoding uncharacterized protein (EggNog:ENOG503PEYB), with the translated sequence MPPKTTLTMASITASLTPQDLANASEISSLLLKIYQTLIHMQYLPVKSLHPGPHDLTHLLPLFEKLQLTPQIIYLYTVLPYVSSKGHDFYHGGYFADFRSKRDVKDARNTFYAEDRREQMRPWMTPLSLCCNHSAVLFYDSRRHRIGIFSQCDDWSKDKALRARHGDSKLGLTPVEDLEVDSDSEPCNEDGGSERDSDDETRSRKKMKKHYHPRLGCGSQGRNVWDDMPSRPAGDVLRDILTEYETLEEVPWVYEHRSSRDWPTGVKQLFFKYGWPGKQFANNVEAFELDKMRLAAMGTLRRRAKDICEQVKQAKERVEERNGPDFLLLRRQIATAETPDEEWIARYQLWRKEQIIEQSKQELEEAEATRDRRFPSGHKLSMFSQKPEDWILWEVQKWRQDIAREEEHLQSAVEQAEMFAAGLLGNEANLEYIKDNIEKRQNNLELLRKVLEMSKEDAERLCPGMEGLPVEDESANTASFHNRAYAIGCHEKAIDEIKGFMATVPIHCTKTIQLLQGEIENHREDIKRSNKWWDGHEEAIRNFEKRKEALAVMKAKQKTEG
- a CDS encoding uncharacterized protein (COG:S; CAZy:CE5; EggNog:ENOG503NZ9I), yielding MWPSPKNAFLLLLAHSLVVSGSPIDVEEAEAAVLAKRQCPQIHVFGARETTVAPGFGTAGQVVNLILQAFPGATSEAIQYPACGGQASCGGVQYGESARQGTNAVATAVNNFHTRCPNTQIVLVGYSQGGQIMDNAVCGGPDAGSNINTTTPPISASALNQVKAAIFMGSPRYVAGLSYNVGTCQAQGFAARARGYVCGSNSASKIQNYCDSVDPYCCTGNDQQAHQAYGTKYGQQALTFVRARLNQSGGGTTPTNPTTPVTPQPTQPSNPGGNCAALWGQCGGSGWNGPTCCSQGTCRASNQWYSQCLN
- a CDS encoding uncharacterized protein (EggNog:ENOG503PMQG) gives rise to the protein MKSILLLLSSISLAASACAQGKDYFFHYVAGNSVINGQRLRGNFSIPYVSPGVSHAPYNPSDHFNRIHLNTSLTSTAPKVLLVVPTNPHPPPVPGYYGLSNAEGFDSAYRLVYSYRPEEAGNGFVYRNWRTNGNLLRFDIGGASDDGYRWIAVREVTQAGNERWVPWWVKPTVANFATLEGWEYDIAELELVEATGPVNSLAPGGVQE
- a CDS encoding uncharacterized protein (EggNog:ENOG503PASB; COG:S): MSEMRPAGEWEGQITEKELDWLSFLFPHLCDLDPTDTEHPAPGRGNTIWSAVWLLLDLPYWYRISIFQEAVLADRLLLHHTQCWKPLPMLSAKLIGGAAVMPRASSTGGFGGPSSRLHPVGRRYTPSNTHETGGLPLPTPHNNQAQPRTQE